TTCGGTTTTAAGTTTGAAGTTTATGCATTCTGTGTGTTTGTACAATTGTCTCATTAGGTTTGGCAgctgaaaatataaattaataaaataaaatattcgtTTATCACCTAAGTTACTTTTTTGTGCCAAAAGCTGAGTTTTTTAGCTTGTGAGTAGAAGCTGAGATATGGAAATTTTGTAAAAGCaaagaagggaaaaagaaaatcaCCCGTAATGTTCATAAGCAAATGTTCCCTTAGGCCTTAGCTAGTGACTTCAGCTGTCAAATTTCTTCAGcaattagaggagactaaaattAGATAAACAGAGCATGGCATTCTATTCTATCTAGATTTACAGGCACTTTTGTACAAGAATATTCTTTTACTTGGTGTTCATAGTATACAGTAATACTGTAATAGTATGGAATGTTGATTACTTTTGTTGTTACTTTGTAGGTCACAGATGCAGACAATTATTACAAAAGCATCCAAGGAGCTCAACATAAAAGCTACTCCAAGTAAACGGGTGTgtatgatatttatttttttaatatggctTTGCTAGTTTAACTGCTCAGCAGAAAACTATAGGTTTTGCCAATTTCTTTGCCTTTCCTTTAGGTACATTCAAGAACGTTCTCAAACATTCGCTGCATCATTGTGTGACTATATACTCCAATTAACTTATCAATGGGAATAAGTAGTTAGTAAAGAGTTAATGCAATTGCAATCACTTGATATCAGTTATTTACATTTGGACTTTATTAGTAGTatataaatttgtatttaatCCGAAAAATTGTAAACCATTCTCAGCTAGGTCATAACTTATTACATGCTGGATTAGAAAGTTTTCCAAAGCTGCAGAAGGTTAGTTCGATTAGTACAATTTGCTTGGTAGTGAACTCAGTGCTTCAGGAAACTAATTTAAGAGTGTCTCAATGAGGTAATAAGAATTGTAAAGCAGTTTTGGAATGTTTCAAGAGTTAGCTTGTTCTTGTTGCACTAGACTAAAATATTGAGTATTAAGGATCTTCATGAATTTCATTAGATGTCTAAATTTTTCAAGAtacattattataatattatctcCTACTCCCCTGATTGGTGATTGATTATTGATTTAAGTGGTTCAAATACTCGACAAATTAGGTCTGTACATAAGTTTCCCAAATTAATGGCACCTCTTGGCTATTGTGTGTAGGGTGAAATACCTCTATTATCTGTGTGCTTAAAATGAGGAAATAGAACTTCCTGGTATATTTagaatcttattttgataatgaTTCATTGAGTTCACACATCAATTTTGTGTACTTAATGTGATTCATATGATCCCTTTCAGTGTTTGTCATTACTTCTATGGCTAGAAGAGCGCTATGAGACTGTATATATGCGGCATCCTGGATTTCAACAAGGATCCAAGCCTCTTTTGGCCCTAGATAATCCTTTCCCAACAGAACTTCCAGAGAATTTGTTTGGGGAAAGATGGGCATTTGTTCAATTACCTTACTCAGGTAAATTGGCCACAGCTCGCATGTCATTTAATTCGCAATTGCTCGACATACGATACCCTTAGGCTAGGCTGTGTTTAGTTTGTGTCTTCATTTTTAGTATCCTAAATTAAAAAtagtgaaaataatataatactaaGTTTTGCTTCCATTTCATAAACAAGAAAACAGAAAATGGAAATAGAAATCAAATAGACCTTACTTTTACCTTTTAATCATCAATTTCCTTACACCAATTTGAGTTATGGATCATATCTATATTACATGGATTATATTGCTTGCATTTTACAAGGGCTTAAAGCTTTTTCTCCTTACTTTTAGAAATCTGAATTTCATGCTTTAGTATTTTGAGTTATCTTCATATGGCATACCATACCTCTCTAACTTCCAATAATCCATTCTTAAGCTGTTCGAGAGGAGGTTTCATCCTTAGAGACAAAATTTGTGTTTGGCGCTGGGCTTGATCTTGATTTATTGGGTATCGAAATTGATGACAAGACATTGATCCCTGGGcttgctgttgcatcttctcGATCTACAGCATTAGCAGGTATATAACTGCAAATCATCATTCATTTTATCCTCCCAAAGAAAGCAGTAGAATTTTCTTCCACATCATTCTTATGAATTATGATCATTTGGTGGCACAGCTTGGATGAATGGATTGGAGATCTGTGCCGTAGAAGCAGACACTGCTCGCGCGAGCCTTATTCTTTCAGTTGGAATTTCGACTAGGTATGTATACGCCACCTATAAGAAGACTCCAGTGACAACTAGTGAAGCTGAAGCTTGGGAAGCAGCAAAGAAAGCTTGTGGGGGTCTGCATTTTCTTGCCATCCAAGAAGATTTAGATTCTGAAGATTGTATTGGTTTCTGGCTTTTGCTTGATTTGCCTCCTCCACCTGTATAATCTTACAAATAATGATTATTATGGTTGAATATTCAGTGTAACAAAACATTATTATCATAGAAATGATTAGATTTCATAAGCTTGTTCCTCATCTTATGGCAGTTCTCCCATTCTCAACCTCTGTAGATTTTACCATTTCTGTAAATAATTTAAAGCCTAAAGAATTTGAACTAACTGATGTTTCAACTTTCAAGCCTAGCATAGGTGTGCCTTACATTAGTTGGCTAATCATATTTTGATGTTGACATGGAGCTTTATGGgtttatgttttttatattttcaaaagcaCCACACCAAACACCTCTAACattggaataaaaataaattgttattaattaattatatattaacaaagaaaataaatttggTTGCTAACAATACTGAAGTCAAAATGATATTTGTTACAAGAGTATATgcatagtgttttttttttttttctcaaagaaAGCATGTTCATTAATAAACAAAGATGAAACTAGACTACTATGAAAAGGTGCAGACAACCTGTATATAAAATAAACCAATAGCTAGTATATAAATTCTTTAAAGCATGAACACAAGCACATTACActataaaatttcaaattcaaccATTGTTAGTGGACAATTTTGATTCTCTCTTCATTTCTCTTTGTGATCATTCATATATGTATCTTGTGTTATAATGCAGCACTTGCTTACAAAGTTGCCCACACTAAAATCTTCCACTATTGAGCAACAATAATGAATTGATGacttaaaacctataaaaatgcACTCAACAATAAGAAAGAACAGTAATGACATTTAATATCAATAACACAAAATAATGCAGTACATGATTTAATGGATGAGCTTAATTAATTGAAGTTAAAACAACTTCAATCTTTTAATACTATTGTTTGTGCAGATGTGTATGCATTACAGCATTAGTCAATTGTTTGAAtaaaaaaggatcaaaagctcGTGGgcttaaaataaatgaataaataacacCTGAATTGGAATCTAGTGTGATAATTGTTAGTATTTTGTTTCCTCCCTCATCACCAAAACAAAAAGTAGCAAACTCCCAACAAAAGAAAATGAGGCACTATTTATTGTACCGTCCACTTTTGCCTCTAGCCATCATTGACTATTTGACCCTCATCAAAATAATGGTTCTTTTACATTCCACAATTTCCATCACATGGTTCATATTCCTACCACCGTCCACCTATTTAGCCGGTAAGCCAATACAAGTTCACACACTACATTCAAATTTCATTGTCCTAACTTCTTATGCTATTATTCCCTATATATAAAACCACCATTTGCCAACCCTTTTTCATCACATTAAGTCACCAACTTTTGTGTTATACCAATACCAATATCTCTATATATTTAAGTTTCATAAGATTATTAGCAATATCATTGATCATGGCCTCATCAAGCTATGCTTTGAGAACAATCCCTGCTTCTTCTATTAGGCCTGCTAACACATCATCAAGATCAATTTTCACAGCCCCACCTACCAAATCATCACTCTTACCATTCACTTCATCATCAAACACATCAATCACTAGAAGCCTCAAGCTTAACTCCACTTTGCCACACTCTTCCTACTTCACTTCAGTTCCTAAGAAATCATTCTCTTGCAAGAGCCAGGCTGAGTCATCTGAAGCTGCAGGTACATACATAgatcttgtttttaatttcatttgtttTATTTATGTCATATGATGTTTATGTTTATTGTGCACAATGTTATGTAGAGAGGGTTCAAGAACTGAGTGTTTATGAGATCAATGAACGTGACCGTGGAAGCCCCATTTACCTTAGATTGAGCCAGAAAACTGTGAATTCCCTTGGTGATCTTGTACCCTTCACTAACaaggtaatttattttttatgattgaaTTATGTTAGTGATCAAACATCATCATATGATTATTCATATTACAATCttttcaattatattattatgCAGTTGTATACTGGAGACCTTCAAAAGCGCATAGGCATAACAGCAGGTATCTGCATTTTGATccaaaacaaagcagagaaaggTGGTGATCGTTATGAAGCAATATACAGTTTCTACTTTGGTGACTATGGCCACATTGCTGTTCAGGGTCCATACTTGACCTATGAAGACACATACCTTGCTGTCACAGGTGGTTCTGGAATCTTTGAAGGTGTTTCAGGGCAAGTCAAGCTTCATCAAATTATGTACCCTTTTAAGATCTTGTACACTTTCTATCTTAAGGGTATTAAGGATTTGCCAAAGGAGCTTATTGTTGAAACTGTTGAGCCTAACCCTTCTGTTCAGGCCTCTGATGCTGCTAAGAATCTTGAGTCACATGCTACAGTTCCTGGTTTTACTGACTGATTACagttattgaataataagtgAGGCggctatgattttttttttttttttgtggtagaTTTAATAATGATTTTAGTATGTAGTTGGTGGATGGTGGTTATGATGAAAAGCTTGATCATTTGGAACTCTTTTTGATAAGAAATTGATCAGAAATGCTTttgtttttagttaatattttgttgAGGGAATTTTATATTGAAAGTTCTTCCATgtgatgttgataattgttatgtGACACTGTTGAGTTTATCTTTTGTTTATTATCATAAAGCTATGAAGAGTTGACCACAAATAAGGTTTACTTTTATGTAATTGTTAAATCATGGGTAGCTTAAAGGCTTATTTGGATGTtgacacaaataaataaataaaattagattatTTGGATGGAATTATAGTGATGACATTCTTAGTGGACTAGTAACTGGGTTGTGCATGCTGATGGATAAAACAACCTGTGACATGAAAATTTCCAATAATAGTCATGATATCAGGTTTCTTTTTTATGTCACATTTTGTAAAGATGTCCAGTTAGGACTTATATGGGAAATGAGACCAAACCCATTTAAGAAATTGATGCTACATTGGAAATGCACATATTTTCACATGTGAAAAAACAGATAGGCTTTAGACCAAAAAAGGGGGGGAAAGAGCTGGGCCAATATAATTCTATCTTGggaccaaaaattaaaaatatcaagcTTCTGTTTATCACTTTATCTTGATAAATTATGCCTGCTGATATTTATTTTGCAATTTGCATTATTATTATCATGCATCATAAGCTGCAGTGTGCTCAACTGCTCATATGCTAGAATAACATGTTTAAGATAGAATTCATTCACTAAAAAATGCATTCTTTTATCTGAAATTTCACCCTATTGTTGGGTAAAGCAAGAGCATTTTCTCTCCTACAAAAAAATGCACCCTTCTTCCGAGATATATAGATGTCAAATATGTCAACTAACATGAATAgtagaatattttaaaatttggtaaaattttttaagGGAGTATAGCACATGATTCCAGTACACAGGATCAGTACAATCTGTaatgttttctttcttttatagggTAGATCAAACAAAATGGTTGTACCAATCAAACATAGTAAGTGTACTGCATCTGATCTGAGACCATTCACAACAGTCAAAAACCAACATTTGAtgaatcattaattaataatagtCTGTTCTATAATAAATGACAGTGATGTGTGTATTATTGTCTCATCAACTCATGGCATGGACCATTCTTTTCAGCACTGCACACTGA
The sequence above is drawn from the Arachis hypogaea cultivar Tifrunner chromosome 4, arahy.Tifrunner.gnm2.J5K5, whole genome shotgun sequence genome and encodes:
- the LOC112798018 gene encoding protein TAB2 homolog, chloroplastic-like gives rise to the protein MATLSFNHATVRTPKPKHFTINPSKPVRISLITPSNKNLPLLRHFRTCSSVSESSVSIQKEKEEEEKKDFEDEDDDPTAEMCYLDPETDPESITDWELDFCSRPILDVRGKKLWELVVCDNSLSLQYTKYFPNNVINSITLKDAIVTISEELGVPLPEKIRFFRSQMQTIITKASKELNIKATPSKRCLSLLLWLEERYETVYMRHPGFQQGSKPLLALDNPFPTELPENLFGERWAFVQLPYSAVREEVSSLETKFVFGAGLDLDLLGIEIDDKTLIPGLAVASSRSTALAAWMNGLEICAVEADTARASLILSVGISTRYVYATYKKTPVTTSEAEAWEAAKKACGGLHFLAIQEDLDSEDCIGFWLLLDLPPPPV
- the LOC112798019 gene encoding allene oxide cyclase, chloroplastic-like; its protein translation is MASSSYALRTIPASSIRPANTSSRSIFTAPPTKSSLLPFTSSSNTSITRSLKLNSTLPHSSYFTSVPKKSFSCKSQAESSEAAERVQELSVYEINERDRGSPIYLRLSQKTVNSLGDLVPFTNKLYTGDLQKRIGITAGICILIQNKAEKGGDRYEAIYSFYFGDYGHIAVQGPYLTYEDTYLAVTGGSGIFEGVSGQVKLHQIMYPFKILYTFYLKGIKDLPKELIVETVEPNPSVQASDAAKNLESHATVPGFTD